The nucleotide sequence cctacagacaaaaatcaaaagatacaattgacgatttactattaaACCAAGAAAACAATGAAAGTGaaacgaaacgctttgcataataatggctttaggcattgtatgtactagctctacctataagtcaaccaatctttgtaaaaatttattgtatgtatgtaccttacctaaataaacattttattttttattttttttaaaacggccaacctactcatgagaaactctccagacacaaagcagaacgcattaaaagagaccaatgtcgtctttgccttcaaatgcccacttggggactgtaagcctcaaagaattcagcgtattgggaagacaacaacatctctttccaggcgattaacgatgcataagcaacaggcctccattaaggaacatgtaatctcttcccacaaccagaccatcaccagagaagtcttaacaaaaaacacggaaatcatcgatagatacagcgatagcaggcggcttaatatctgtgaggcactgcacattaagaagtcgacaccagcaatcaacagccaattaatacacaactatattctacccacttcaagactccgcaccaatatagaagcatcaagaaatatgggccaataggcactttgcagttacttccattcttccctttaacttacaaaatattatacccattgtttcgtgttctgtcttgtgttgaaagtctgttttcacctcatccaaaactgttgtaacatatcacctcacccaaatgcaggtataaaatcgaagctgtttaaactgtgtttagttatagttgtgtgtgtgtaaactagtctttgaaaatgtaataagttttacgaaacgcggtcaagtgtcgcgtcagattagaaataaaagtgaattttgtagaattgatttttcagttaccatcaacagtgaaaagaaatataagaaacattgagaaaattcgtgttagaattattaatcttactttttcgttcatatttaataatatatgtctacaggaaagactgctaccaaaatatactaatatatatatatattatatatatatatatatatatatatatatatatatatatatatatatatatatatatatatatatatatatatatatatatatatatatatgtattaataagCGTTCATGTATGGAATATAACCTACATATTTAGTCATATTTATTCACCATAGAATTAAATTCCTGTCTGCCATAAGATTAATTAAATCTTAAAAAatcataatttatatatatatatatatatatatatatatatatatatatatatatatatatatatatatatatatatatatatatattttttttttttgtgctttattagttatatatatatatatatatatatatatatatatatatatatatatatatatatatatatatatatatataactaataaagcacaaaatatatatatatatatatatatatatatatatatatatatatatatatatatatatatatatatatatatatatatatatatatatataactaataaagcacaaaatatatatatatatatatatatatatatatatatatatatatatatatatatatatatatatatatatatatatatattagtatattttggtagcagtctttcctgtagacatatattattaaatatgaccgaaaaagtaagattaataattctaacacgaattttctcaatctttcgtacattacgcttcactgttggaggtaaatcaaaaatcaattctccaaaattcatttttatttctagtctgacgcgacacgggcgcgtttcgtaaaacttattacattttcaaagactttagttcacaaatacacaactgaatagaacttacgtatctccgattttatatctacatttgactgaggtgggaggggtgatgtggcattaacacaagacagaacaagaggggatattaatagggtattaaaagtatcaacacaagacagaacacaaacaatgggtattgaatagaagtgtttgtagaaagcctattggtccatatttctttcattaaaataaattttggagaattgatttttgatttacctccaacagtgaagcgtaatgtacgaaagattgagaaaattcgtgttagaattattaatcttactttttcggtcatatttaataatatatatatatatatatatatatatatatatatatatatatatatatatatatatatatatatatatatatatatatatatatatatatacccacacatacaaaaagaataggggtggtaggagaattcagtgaggatccacgagGCCTTCGCTGAGTTCTCTTTATttgcttctccgaggctatgggtccctgcaATTTGACCAGAGGTGATACCCCCTTGTAGGTTataaatacatatgtatacatgtgtACATGATATATGTCAGTGGGTCGGGAGGTTATTGCATAACATTAAACTGGGTTACGAACGAAAAAGAACGAAGCGCCGTCTAGAAGGACTGAGGTCAGTCCCGCGAGACTCGTTATTGGTTTCACTACATTGTGGACTCATTTATGTTTAATTTGCTTCTATATAAGAGCTTAATCATGGTAAAAAAAGTAAAACTTTGTAGTTAGTGAAGTTATTAACAATTTAGCACGACATAATTAAGAAACAAAGAACTTTTACAATAATTCAAGAAAGTTAGTGATGTAATGTTAATGGGAAGGGAATGAAATAGTACCACTTTCTCCTGTAGTTGGCGCACTCGTCAATAGATGGAGTTGTTAGGCAGGGCGAGCGTCGGGTTGGGTGATACAAGATCTATATATTTTATAGAGAGCTTTCCTATCCTTCTTCTATAGTCTCTTGTTAGTGCGAGTGTTTATAGTGTGTGGGGAAGGCAACGAGTCGGGCCACCTTCCTGCACTGGACATTCAATCCCTAACTTCCTGTGGTGATAACACTCACTTTGTCCTTCAAGGTTTGTGTGTAAATagattagtttattgttatttgttTAGGTTTAATAGTGTTATGAAAGTGGCGTTGGATAACGTTTCTTGGTATTTACCTTATTTCTTTTTTAACATTGAAGCTGGTATATGGGTGTTTATGTTCTATCCTGCTAATTTGCCACAGTTCCCCTCGTCAGTACTCTAGTTATTTACGAAGATGATAAACTTCTGCTTATGACTAATGCGTGCGAAAAAGAAACTAAGTAAAATTATCTTTGTCTTGCTACATTCATTTTTCGGTAAACATCCACCTTCCAGCACTTTGTGCAACTTGCCAAGCTTTCTTGTATGCCAATGTTAACTAGAACAAATTTGCCGCATTGGGGACGTTGTTATTGGTTTAACATAAACTACATTATTTGTCAGATGACCAACAGTTCCTGGCTAATATTGTGGACAACCCTGGTAATCTCCCAGGTGCTTGTCGTTGCCCAACTTGTTAACGTGAGTaaacgtgttttttttttatttcctaaatattttaattttcctATAAATGTGTAATTATTGTTAAACACTAGTTGTACCCGGCCATGTGTTGCCGAGCCACAGCCTCGTTTTCCCCACCATTCTACTCTCGTTCCccaaacttccccttccaccctcTCCCTTCCCATTCCCGTTCTTCCAACCATTTCCCTCGCCCGATGCGTTCCCAAATAATTTGGTTATCAGGAAAATTGGAACGGTAAAGAAAAGGTAAAAGAAATGGTTAATACGGAAGAGATAAAGTACTCGCCAAATATGGCGTGTTAATCACAGCTCGCTTCAAAATGCCATGTCGGACAATAAGTCTTGCTTCCATGAAAATTAATTTCATCGATGCAGTCCGTAACATTGAAATCGAATTGTAATACTTCGTATAGTGTTGCAATTACGTACAACAGGtagcactaatatatatattatatatatatatatatatatatatatattagtcacaAATGGGGCTGGTATATAAAAAAAACTCTTGCATATTCCAATGGAACGTAgtcaaagtttcaaagcaatcggtgaacttTCAGATAAGGAAATTTGAAAATAACTTACATTTATACTATAAAATCTATATAGCGTGTCACGCAGGCGCTGTTGGACGACCTTGGCGAGTCTAAAAGTGTTTAGTTGTGTGTGCTAGTTTTTCTAACTATATAAAAAAGTTTAAACTTCCTTGTTGGGCATTAGCTGAAATTAATGAGATCGAATGTCAGATTTTAAATATTTAAGGGAAAGTAGCACTTGTATGAAAGATTACAATATAGCATGACTTCAGTCTGTCGTAACCCTTAATTGTCTAATTATTAAATACTATTCTGGTCTTGGGATCCTTACTAGCCGTCATTTTATGGGTACGGACTGACCTTTTAATTGTAAGATTACAAAAGATAAATCAAACGCTGGAATTTAGTAAACTAGCCTTGCTATTTTAAGGATGCCTTAGACCTTATTTTAACAATGGAACCATTTTAAATTATCTTTAGCTTTTACATGTAAAAGGTCTAAGTTTGTATAGCATTTTACACTTTTCGTCAATGGGTTTCCCTAGAGTTTCTTGTTTACAGTAAAGTTGACCAGATTCTACAATGAGTTGATGGGACTTAACGTTAATCTTGGTTACTGTATAGGGGCTCTACAGAGTGGATTAAAACGCCAATAAACCTTTTggttatttaataattttgttcACTGCAGATTCTTAACTGATACTTTTATCTAAATTTAAAGTTAATAAATCTTGATGGCGGTAGCTTGGATACTTGGATGTCATCACTTCTCAAAGAACACAtcaggattgtagggttctgtttCCCCTAAAGTTTCTTTAACTCGATTAAAGTTGAAAAATTACCTGGTTGACTGTTTGGTACCTGACATTTAATCATTATTACATCATATCTTGCACAACCTCTTAAACCCACTAATCTTCACTTTCTAATAAAAAAGTTCTAGCGCAGTTTTCTGGTTTATTGCCATACTATAAAACTTAGTGCCCCTTAATAGTTAATTCTAACTTTTCAAATGCTTATTAATGTATTTAGTGTAGGTGCCTCGGACTTGAATTTTAAGTATTTTACAAATTAAAGTTTTCTAATGGCTCTTAAATATGCACTTCAAACTGTTTTCTTCATCCAACCCATCAGCCTGCCTCTCCTTATGGCAGTCAgaccagaggaccaggaggtgtggGTAGTGCCAGCTCTCAGGGGTCATCAGATCAACATGGCAGCGGTTCAGTAGTACGTGGCGGCCTGGGCAGCGGTCCAGTTCTGGGTGCTGGAATAGGACTTGGCAGCAGTCAAGGAGTAGGTATTAACCTTGGCCAAGGAATCGGCAGCGGTCCAGCTGGCAGTTCTGGTCAAGGAATTGGCGGGAGTGGTGACAGGCCTGGACAGGTTAGCAGTGGACCTCTCGCTTCCTCTAGCAGTAGCGGTCCGGCTCCTTACGCTGGGGCTAGGTATGGCAGTCCACAAGTGAGTAGAGTTGACGCAGTATTTAACCCCACTGTCACCCAGCTCTTCACCATCGACCGCTTCGTCACCCTAACTGATCAGGCTTTCCAGAGTGTGGCTGTCACcctcacttcactcaccgttcagACTGTCACCACTGGAACACGCGCGGTGAGTACTTGGTATGTATTGTGACAAACGATGGTCTGGAGGCTGAGCTTAGACTAGCCAATTGTTGTCTTACACAGGTGGTACAGACGCCGGTGGATGACCGTGTCGCCCTCCAGACAACGGTAGTTGTCAGACCTTCAACATTAACGGTCACGTACGTGCAGTCAGACTTCAGAATTGTGACTGAAAGATCTTTAGACTACGTGACCATCGCCCACACCTCTTACGTCATCATGCAGACTACCTATACTACTACTGCTACCCAAGTGTAAGTTCGATACTAAGTCTCAGTATTGTACTGCAACTTCAAATTCCCTTGCTTGCTTGTAAAGGTACTGGCTAATTGACAACTTTACTCCCCACAGGCTGTCGTACACGACAACGCTGGTGAGAACAAACATCAATACTAAGAGCACAGTGTTCACGGACTACCGCACAGTCACCGACACGGTCCTCGTCCCCGGAGCTCGCTACGGTTATAGACAGCTTTAGCACGTCCATCCATGCCAAGATTTTAAAGAACGAAATATAAAGTATATTCAATAAAATGGCTTCTGGGTGATCATATTTTTTTTCCCCCTTAAATGGCTAGATTAGGAGTCGTCGATAAAGATTTGCAAACATTATTGCAAAACGGTTCAATTCAGCAACAGCTGGTGGTCCAGAAGTCAAGCATTGTCAACCTGACTGACAGGTTCAGGTTGAATAAACTGAGGCATTGGGTTAATTATCTTGCAACCTCCTAACCAAATTTATTAACCAAGAAGTGTTGTCCTGGTGAGCACAACTCTCATAGGTTAATAAGCACTTCAATTAAATCTTGGTTCTATAATTGAAAATGTTGTGGGTGTGAAGTCTAAAACCCTTGCTGCTCATGCTCTCAAAGCATGATTCGGTACGTGTCTTCTCGGCGACGCGACATTATTGGATGCAAAATGTGAAAGAATTGCAAACTAGAGTGTAACCAACGATATTCGGAGGCAAAGTTGCCTGTGACGAAGTGTTAATTCGTAGTGAATAGTGACCCCTtgagtgaaagggggggggggttagacttGTCAACCATTGTCGGTAGACAttgataaataattatttaattatcagAGAATCTTGAACCAGTTGCATGAAGTACCCTCGTTTACCTGGCTTGCTCAGGAGTACTAAGACAGCTGAAAGCACAACGAAGACTCGTTCCATAAGACTGAGAAGAGTAAGACGCAGGAGAAAATTGTTCAGTGGGTCAAGAGTGCATCTCTTCCACCCGACAGTAGAAGATTGCGTGGAGTgggtctaaatggtgtggaaaatATGATTATTACTATCATCCATACGTGAGAACTTTTCAAAGTTAGACTTGAGGTATTGAGCAAGTTTAATTTAACTTTAGAGCTTAATTTAGTAAAACCAATTTTAATTTCGACGCCTGGGTACTTGGAGGCATACTTTTGCACTCGTAGAATTGTAGTACCCAACGTAGAGCGAGGGGAACGTTTCATTGTcaatcctttcgtcactgaacccgatctcgtcgAACTGACGGTTATTAAGGTAGCGTTTGTGGGGCGTGTACTCAGGACGGGCCCCCCTCCCCGCTAAGCTCGTTGATGCTgtaaggggggcttagtgggcggctgccggagtgtgatgctctttgggacagtcctgtctttttctagccttgtgctcctgctgccgtccaagaattgtgctgagcaccttttctttttccttctgtttcgtttttctccctcttctcctatctgcttgccgtttcctgccgaccttttgcttgtttttgaTCTTAATTTGGACTTCTTcccttttgacgcccgggtgcttgaggcatactcttgcacccgtagaactgttgtacccgacgtctcgagcgaggggaaccttttgttGTCAATCCCCCCTTTCGTCGCTAAACCTGATCTCGACAGACtgatctaattgtggctccatggtgggtatgggcacATTTGTGGATGAATTAATTTCTCTTCGTCTATGtcgatgaatgtttccgttgtaccctctcgggtgggcgaccaagcccccgagtcggcctgtattggaagaccaggctctgtagctcccgctgcgttgggccccgaccttgctcctcctctgaCTGTCCTGACTTCTTTCCCcagctccccctccccgctcagctcgttgtcgccgtgtgggggcttcgtgggcggctgctggagtgtgatgctcctttggacagtcctctgtccttttctagccttgtgctcctgctgccgtcctctccaattctgctgggcaccttttccttttccttctgtttcgtttttctcccccctcttctcctatctgcttgccgtttcctgccgaccttttgctcgttctggttcttccatggacttcttctattttgacgcccgggtgcttgaggaggcatactcatgcacccgtagaactgcagtacccgacgtcgagagcgaggggaaccttttattgtcaatccccacttcgtcactgaacccgatctcgacggactgtcggtttcttaaggtggcgtttgtggggcgtatactcacgacgcacccctaggaggccccgacaagatcggcgatagcttcttattgggtgtcctgcctctaattgtggctccatggtgggtgtgggggcacattcgtgagtgaattcttaatttcgtcaagatgataacccctgtttcgtctgcttctggcttaccttttcaggctcgtggggtgggcgaccaagcccccgagtcggtccgtattggaagaccgggctctgtagcctccgctgcattgggccccgaccttgctcctcctttggcctctctgactccttcccctggctcccctccctactctgtggttgggtcgagccccaagcccccagtggtgactacctcgtcccctggcgcggctccttctctagttgtaactactgcgccttttaacccctctctctctgggggttctcaccgccgtcctcgtcacggccgccctcgctcgattccttccagttctgctacctatcaagccttgtttggtcccgcttcgtgggccaaatattttgatctcctccctcttgattctgcgcctcctgacgatttctcccttcatcgacatctcattgattccgtggatgcctccattactttcaaccccactcgtctcggtacacgtgtcgttgctgctccttctcaggatgctgcttcccgcttggctgccttatcctgccttggcgagacccccgttcgggtctcgaagaacgctcaattgaatgccagtgttggcactattttgctcccgccatatgttgcaaccggtgttcgggacctgcgcgactgccacgacgatattcgccatatcctcgctgcccagggccattctattctccaggtggacacgtttactcgtccccctcgtggtagtcgccgtcaacccctccgggttgtgaagattacctttgatggtaggacccttccaccctctgtcattcttgctggtgccaggtgctctgtccaggagtacattccttctcctcggctctgcaacaagtgctggaggtttgggcatggtgccctccgctgctccgggactgtctctctctgtcctttgtgtggtggcgagggtcactctaagtcagagtgcacttctccccaggctcgttgcctcaactgcggtgaggcccatcctaccttgtcccgtgcgtgtgtccattacaagcttgaggcagccgtcctcaacctgaagcaccgggagcgtttatcttttcctgaggcgaggcgccaggttcgccggctcccgccttatgctaatatctcttatgctcgcgtgttgcgctcttcctctcctcgtccttcccgccttcctcagactcacaaccgtttccgggccttggaccctgatgcgcccactgccccctcctctgttcctttgggttctctcccgaaggatcctcctcctggtcctctgtctggggttccccttccttctacccggtctgtcgtgtcttctgtgtcttcttcctcgtccccctccgatcctccttcccatcctcttcctccatctattggctctccccaccgcctgtcggtgcgggcggatgtccatcgctctcctaacggccgtcgtgtgtgctctcgttcggcttctcttgttgagacactggaatccgttgcccggtacgtagttgctgggacaccggtctctttaagtcagaagcgtaagcctggctcctctccttcctcttccccggcgggtaagaaggcttcactttcttcctcagctcctccttctggctctgttgctccttcccctcccgtttcagtgcttccgccccctgttcctgctatggaggtttctttggcccctgcttccctttcggttgctgctcttgctggggtgcgctcccctctttctactccccctcctcctgctgctgtccttgacggctcctctccgttgtctcctcctcttcctcctcctcctccagaccctgcccgcccacctctgctctgttctcccgtttccttccctccgtctttgctcagtttacccatgccccctaaccctgactttgctgaccctgatcccgaccctgatattctttaacgtgctctgttggtctttcgcctttgtttcttccttgttctctgtttttgtcctttctcttctcgtcgttgtccattcttcaatggaacgttcgaggttattacgccaatttcctcg is from Procambarus clarkii isolate CNS0578487 chromosome 54, FALCON_Pclarkii_2.0, whole genome shotgun sequence and encodes:
- the LOC123750008 gene encoding uncharacterized protein, giving the protein MTNSSWLILWTTLVISQVLVVAQLVNPASPYGSQTRGPGGVGSASSQGSSDQHGSGSVVRGGLGSGPVLGAGIGLGSSQGVGINLGQGIGSGPAGSSGQGIGGSGDRPGQVSSGPLASSSSSGPAPYAGARYGSPQVSRVDAVFNPTVTQLFTIDRFVTLTDQAFQSVAVTLTSLTVQTVTTGTRAVVQTPVDDRVALQTTVVVRPSTLTVTYVQSDFRIVTERSLDYVTIAHTSYVIMQTTYTTTATQVLSYTTTLVRTNINTKSTVFTDYRTVTDTVLVPGARYGYRQL